In Capillimicrobium parvum, a genomic segment contains:
- a CDS encoding DUF2064 domain-containing protein — translation MTDLAVVVLAPGAGGRTGPAGLGAAATADLRRLLGARTEAWATATAAPGAAYLAVGPEGAGGDRPAALETFSVEGAHAGERRAAALAEAVRRTGLPTVLVTEAPPALGPHHAWSVRDDLADGIDVVFGPAYDGDYYLLAAREPHRALFGLDPAQWDGPEVLQLSREAAMAAGLSIGWLRPERGLATPADVAALLADPATPADVRAALGG, via the coding sequence TTGACCGACCTGGCCGTCGTGGTGCTCGCCCCCGGCGCGGGCGGCCGCACGGGGCCCGCGGGGCTCGGGGCGGCGGCGACCGCCGACCTGCGGCGGCTGCTCGGGGCCCGGACCGAGGCGTGGGCGACGGCCACGGCGGCGCCGGGCGCGGCCTACCTGGCGGTCGGCCCGGAGGGGGCGGGCGGGGACCGCCCGGCCGCCCTCGAGACGTTCTCGGTCGAGGGAGCCCACGCCGGCGAGCGCCGGGCCGCCGCGCTCGCCGAGGCCGTCCGCCGCACCGGCCTGCCCACCGTGCTCGTCACGGAAGCCCCGCCCGCGCTCGGCCCGCACCACGCGTGGTCGGTGCGCGACGACCTCGCCGACGGCATCGACGTCGTCTTCGGCCCCGCCTACGACGGCGACTACTACCTGCTCGCCGCCCGCGAGCCGCACCGCGCGCTGTTCGGCCTCGACCCGGCGCAGTGGGACGGCCCGGAGGTCCTGCAGCTCTCCCGGGAGGCGGCGATGGCGGCGGGCCTGTCGATCGGCTGGCTGCGGCCCGAGCGCGGGCTCGCCACGCCGGCCGACGTGGCCGCCCTGCTCGCCGACCCGGCCACGCCCGCCGACGTGCGCGCCGCGCTCGGCGGGTGA
- a CDS encoding SDR family oxidoreductase, with the protein MPVAIVTGSDSGIGRATAVALAAAGCDVGITWRSDAEGAEGTAAEVRATGRRAEVRHLDLDDPRNGPPVIDELADALGGLDVLVNNAGGGNAGPFLEADVETFERTVRVNLTGAFTCAQRAAQRMVRDGTRGRIVNVTSIHEHLPLPGSSDYVSAKHALGGLTKAMALDLAEHGITVNAVAPGQIATAMTSNEDVDPRTIARPNIPLGRPGDAREVAAMIVALVGPGSGYTTGASLIVDGGLGLVGPALGN; encoded by the coding sequence ATGCCCGTCGCCATCGTCACCGGCTCGGACTCCGGCATCGGCCGCGCGACGGCGGTCGCGCTGGCCGCGGCCGGCTGCGACGTCGGCATCACCTGGCGCTCGGACGCCGAGGGGGCCGAGGGCACCGCGGCGGAGGTCCGCGCGACCGGCCGCCGCGCCGAGGTGCGCCACCTCGACCTCGACGATCCCCGCAACGGCCCACCGGTCATCGACGAGCTCGCCGACGCCCTCGGCGGGCTCGACGTGCTCGTCAACAACGCCGGTGGCGGGAACGCCGGGCCGTTCCTCGAGGCGGACGTCGAGACCTTCGAGCGCACCGTCCGCGTGAACCTGACCGGCGCCTTCACCTGCGCCCAGCGCGCCGCCCAGCGGATGGTGCGCGACGGCACCCGGGGCCGGATCGTCAACGTCACCTCGATCCACGAGCATCTGCCGCTGCCCGGCTCGTCGGACTACGTCTCGGCCAAGCACGCGCTGGGTGGCCTGACGAAGGCGATGGCGCTCGACCTCGCCGAGCACGGCATCACGGTCAACGCCGTCGCACCCGGGCAGATCGCCACCGCGATGACCAGCAACGAGGACGTCGATCCGCGGACGATCGCGCGGCCGAACATCCCGCTCGGCCGGCCGGGCGACGCGCGCGAGGTCGCCGCGATGATCGTGGCGCTCGTCGGCCCCGGCAGCGGTTACACGACCGGGGCCTCGCTCATCGTCGACGGTGGGCTCGGGCTCGTCGGGCCGGCGCTCGGCAACTGA
- a CDS encoding PucR family transcriptional regulator has translation MSMPAATAQAAIDLAALDSITAALESGAGLPAVVRAAERALDASLAVIDRSGVVLAVAARSPSDEQRLLAAAHGVESHELRVADRAVGQLRMGARSHPGPGLVRLVLTLIASEVERVRGPALATEEASAGFVAALLAGEAGEPALAVARGRELGIEVEAGGSVVVARAHPLALADEGWRERFLGVAQRGARAAAPGSIAILRPRGDALTAEAVVLLPGAGEDAAARAVDALVRELHAALTGFSFAVGRSRRAAQPGEIGRAANEALLAANVAEGHAERDALAFEETGAYRLLLSAMSEDPAELQRFYAETVEPLVAYDEQYETDLVKTLESFLEADGNVAGTAQRLFTHRHTIRYRLERVRDLSGLDVGSSDGREKLSLGLKAMRVLGIAARGGPATEAGSAGGRVSAPGRGR, from the coding sequence ATGTCCATGCCGGCGGCAACTGCTCAGGCGGCGATCGACCTCGCGGCGCTGGACTCGATCACCGCGGCGCTCGAGTCCGGGGCCGGCCTGCCGGCGGTGGTGCGCGCCGCCGAGCGGGCGCTCGACGCCAGCCTGGCGGTGATCGATCGCTCGGGCGTCGTGCTCGCCGTCGCGGCGCGCTCCCCCAGCGACGAGCAGCGCCTGCTCGCGGCCGCTCATGGGGTCGAGTCCCACGAGCTGCGGGTCGCCGACCGCGCCGTCGGTCAGCTGCGCATGGGTGCCCGCTCCCACCCGGGCCCGGGCCTCGTCCGGCTCGTGCTCACCCTGATCGCCTCCGAGGTGGAGCGCGTCCGGGGGCCGGCGCTCGCGACCGAGGAGGCGTCGGCAGGATTCGTCGCCGCCCTGCTCGCCGGCGAGGCCGGCGAGCCCGCCCTGGCGGTCGCCCGCGGCCGCGAGCTCGGCATCGAGGTCGAGGCCGGCGGCTCCGTGGTCGTCGCCCGGGCGCACCCGCTCGCCCTCGCCGACGAGGGCTGGCGCGAGCGCTTCCTCGGAGTCGCCCAGCGCGGCGCCCGGGCCGCCGCGCCCGGCAGCATCGCGATCCTGCGCCCGCGTGGGGACGCGCTCACCGCCGAGGCGGTCGTCCTGCTGCCCGGCGCCGGCGAGGACGCCGCCGCCCGGGCCGTCGACGCGCTCGTACGTGAGCTGCATGCGGCGCTCACCGGTTTCTCGTTCGCCGTCGGGCGCAGCCGGCGGGCGGCGCAGCCCGGCGAGATCGGCCGTGCGGCCAACGAGGCGCTGCTCGCGGCCAACGTCGCCGAGGGCCACGCCGAGCGCGACGCGCTCGCCTTCGAGGAGACCGGCGCCTACCGGCTGCTGCTGTCCGCCATGAGCGAGGACCCGGCCGAGCTGCAGCGCTTCTACGCCGAGACCGTCGAGCCGCTCGTCGCCTACGACGAGCAGTACGAGACCGACCTGGTCAAGACGCTCGAGTCGTTCCTGGAGGCCGACGGCAACGTGGCGGGCACGGCCCAGCGGCTCTTCACGCACCGCCACACGATCCGCTACCGCCTCGAGCGCGTCCGCGACCTGAGCGGGCTCGACGTCGGCTCCAGCGACGGGCGCGAGAAGCTGTCGCTCGGGCTGAAGGCGATGCGCGTGCTCGGCATCGCCGCCCGCGGCGGGCCGGCGACGGAGGCGGGCAGCGCGGGCGGCCGCGTCAGCGCGCCGGGCCGCGGCCGCTGA
- the glmU gene encoding bifunctional UDP-N-acetylglucosamine diphosphorylase/glucosamine-1-phosphate N-acetyltransferase GlmU, with protein MTHPTVVIMAAGQGTRMRSRVPKVLHPVCGREMVLWPVHAALAAGARRVVVVGGPDRALADVLEGVAAGGGAEVALAVQERPLGTGDAMRSAADHIGAGDTVVVLSGDVPLITAEAIEGLVAAHEQAGAQATMATMVLDDPAGYGRVVRAADGSVERVVETKAPGDATAAELAIREVNTGVYAFSGGPLVEQLAALSNDNAQREYYLPDVLPALHRVAAHVIGDPTVMLGVNDRVDLARVTEIAQRRIVEEHARGGVTFIAPATTVIDVGVQIGADTTVEPGCSLRGRTVVGERCTVGAHSTLLDSRLGDEVVVRHSHLDGAEVRSGASVGPFAYLRPGALLRDGAKAGTFVEIKNSDIGEGTKVPHLSYIGDADIGPGTNIGASNVTANYDGVRKHRTTIGAGVKSSVDTTFVAPVTVGDGAFTAAGSVIVSDVPPRALGVARSRQTNIEGYADRRRADG; from the coding sequence ATGACCCATCCCACCGTCGTCATCATGGCCGCCGGCCAGGGCACGCGGATGCGCTCGCGCGTGCCGAAGGTCCTGCACCCGGTCTGCGGCCGCGAGATGGTCCTCTGGCCGGTCCACGCGGCGCTCGCGGCGGGCGCGCGCCGGGTGGTCGTCGTCGGCGGACCGGACCGCGCCCTGGCGGACGTCCTGGAGGGCGTCGCGGCCGGCGGTGGGGCCGAGGTGGCGCTCGCCGTGCAGGAGCGGCCGCTGGGCACCGGCGACGCGATGCGCAGCGCGGCGGACCACATCGGCGCCGGCGACACGGTCGTCGTGCTCTCGGGTGACGTGCCGCTCATCACCGCCGAGGCGATCGAGGGGCTCGTCGCCGCCCACGAGCAGGCGGGTGCGCAGGCGACGATGGCCACGATGGTGCTCGACGACCCTGCCGGCTACGGGCGCGTCGTGCGGGCGGCAGACGGCAGCGTCGAGCGGGTCGTGGAGACCAAGGCGCCGGGCGACGCCACCGCCGCCGAGCTGGCCATCCGCGAGGTCAACACCGGCGTCTACGCCTTCTCGGGCGGTCCGCTGGTCGAGCAGCTGGCCGCGCTGTCCAACGACAACGCCCAGCGCGAGTACTACCTCCCGGACGTCCTGCCCGCACTCCACCGCGTCGCGGCGCACGTCATCGGGGACCCGACCGTCATGCTCGGGGTCAACGACCGCGTCGACCTCGCCCGGGTCACCGAGATCGCCCAGCGCCGCATCGTCGAGGAGCACGCACGCGGCGGCGTGACGTTCATCGCGCCGGCCACGACCGTCATCGACGTGGGCGTGCAGATCGGCGCCGACACGACCGTCGAGCCGGGGTGCTCGCTACGCGGGAGGACGGTCGTCGGCGAGCGCTGCACGGTCGGCGCCCACAGCACCCTGCTCGACAGCCGTCTCGGCGACGAAGTGGTGGTGCGCCACTCGCACCTCGACGGCGCGGAGGTCCGCAGCGGGGCGAGCGTCGGGCCGTTCGCCTACCTGCGCCCCGGCGCGCTCCTGCGCGACGGCGCCAAGGCCGGCACGTTCGTCGAGATCAAGAACTCGGACATCGGCGAGGGCACGAAGGTGCCGCACCTGTCCTACATCGGCGACGCCGACATCGGCCCCGGCACGAACATCGGCGCGTCCAACGTCACCGCCAACTACGACGGCGTACGCAAGCACCGCACGACGATCGGCGCGGGCGTCAAGAGCTCGGTCGACACGACCTTCGTGGCGCCCGTGACGGTCGGCGACGGAGCGTTCACGGCGGCCGGATCGGTCATCGTCAGCGACGTCCCGCCGCGCGCGCTGGGGGTGGCGCGCAGCCGCCAGACGAACATCGAGGGCTACGCGGACCGCCGCCGAGCCGACGGGTAG
- a CDS encoding MTAP family purine nucleoside phosphorylase has product MKVGIITGSGTYALPGFEDAEARTVDTRFGPAPVTTGTWAGVEVVHVSRHGEGHRRLSSSVSHQANVLALKEAGAGCVLAATVCGALDPELELGTLVVFDDLHFLANRLPDGSLCTLYTEPGMPGRGHWIFDRPFAPELRGVLLDAARAAGHPVRDGGCYGHVDGPRFNTRTEIRMLRQAGVTAVSQTAGPETVLCGEAELPYALVGYATDYANGVPDEPTPVQTLIELIGRSGAVFAGTLRAAVGRVPAAGPRPVGTHFRFD; this is encoded by the coding sequence ATGAAGGTCGGGATCATCACCGGCTCGGGCACGTACGCGCTGCCGGGCTTCGAGGACGCCGAGGCACGCACGGTCGACACCCGCTTCGGCCCGGCGCCGGTGACCACGGGCACGTGGGCGGGCGTCGAGGTCGTCCACGTCTCGCGCCACGGCGAGGGCCACCGGCGGCTGTCGAGCTCGGTCAGCCACCAGGCCAACGTGCTCGCCCTCAAGGAGGCGGGCGCCGGCTGCGTCCTCGCGGCCACCGTCTGCGGTGCGCTCGACCCGGAGCTCGAGCTCGGGACGCTGGTCGTCTTCGACGACCTGCACTTCCTCGCCAACCGCCTGCCCGACGGATCGCTGTGCACCCTGTACACCGAGCCGGGAATGCCCGGCCGCGGGCACTGGATCTTCGACCGGCCCTTCGCGCCGGAGCTGCGCGGCGTGCTGCTCGACGCCGCCCGCGCCGCCGGCCATCCGGTCCGCGATGGCGGCTGCTACGGCCATGTGGACGGCCCGCGCTTCAACACGCGCACGGAGATCCGGATGCTCCGGCAGGCCGGGGTGACGGCGGTCTCGCAGACCGCCGGCCCCGAGACGGTGCTCTGCGGCGAGGCCGAGCTGCCCTACGCGCTCGTCGGCTACGCGACCGACTACGCCAACGGCGTCCCCGACGAGCCGACGCCGGTGCAGACGCTCATCGAGCTCATCGGCCGCTCGGGCGCGGTGTTCGCCGGCACGCTGCGCGCGGCCGTCGGCCGCGTGCCCGCCGCCGGCCCGCGCCCCGTCGGCACCCACTTCCGGTTCGATTGA
- a CDS encoding thrombospondin type 3 repeat-containing protein has translation MAASATLIAGSLSGLNVHVLGFTDWPLWRSESARDQVLPAVEARVVRVLPTGTLQRSDLLDSPTREPARAIGASGGEVRSADGLAATDGAGAPGGVVNVAASLSGDGAAGAATTHGGGTGIRARGPVAHAAADSDGDGLPDAREERIGTDPQRSDTDGDGVPDAFEVDHGLDPRATADAAYDPDVDGVNNRNEYLVKFDPQKPDTNEDGVSDGEDDSDGDGLPNAVEQKLGLNPSTAVTRGATSGPIPVVGSGGPGTGGTAARAPIAQSDSKSVVSPAASGPRNDGDLDSDGDGFTNAAEVDAGTDPADPTSHPPKPPPDPPAPDPPAPAPPLDPALPPDPAPPVDPAPVDPGPVDPGPVDPGPVDPGPTDPTDPVPDGPPPADPTDTPQPPDTTPAPPAGPSDPAPGAPTAP, from the coding sequence ATGGCAGCGTCGGCGACGCTGATCGCCGGGAGCCTCTCGGGGCTCAACGTCCACGTGCTCGGCTTCACGGACTGGCCCCTGTGGCGCAGCGAATCCGCGCGCGACCAGGTGCTGCCCGCGGTCGAGGCCCGCGTCGTTCGCGTCCTGCCCACCGGCACCCTGCAGCGCTCGGACCTGCTCGACTCGCCCACACGCGAGCCGGCCCGCGCCATCGGGGCTTCCGGCGGCGAGGTCCGCTCGGCTGACGGCCTGGCCGCCACGGACGGCGCCGGCGCGCCCGGCGGCGTCGTGAACGTCGCCGCCTCGCTCTCCGGCGACGGCGCGGCCGGCGCCGCGACCACCCACGGCGGCGGCACGGGCATCCGGGCGCGCGGCCCCGTGGCCCACGCCGCGGCGGACTCCGACGGCGACGGCCTGCCGGACGCCCGCGAGGAGCGCATCGGCACCGACCCGCAGCGCAGCGACACGGACGGCGACGGCGTGCCCGACGCGTTCGAGGTCGACCACGGGCTCGACCCGCGCGCCACCGCCGACGCCGCCTACGACCCCGACGTCGACGGCGTCAACAACCGCAACGAGTACCTCGTGAAATTCGACCCGCAGAAGCCGGACACGAACGAGGACGGCGTCTCCGACGGCGAGGACGACTCCGACGGCGACGGCCTGCCCAACGCCGTCGAGCAGAAGCTCGGCCTCAACCCGTCGACCGCGGTCACGCGCGGCGCGACGAGCGGGCCGATCCCCGTCGTCGGGTCCGGCGGGCCGGGCACCGGCGGGACCGCCGCACGTGCGCCGATCGCCCAGAGCGACAGCAAGTCGGTCGTGAGCCCGGCGGCGTCGGGCCCTCGCAACGACGGCGATCTGGACAGCGACGGCGACGGCTTCACGAACGCCGCCGAGGTCGACGCCGGGACCGATCCGGCCGACCCGACCTCGCATCCGCCCAAGCCGCCGCCGGATCCACCGGCGCCGGATCCGCCGGCCCCGGCTCCGCCCCTCGATCCCGCACTGCCGCCCGACCCGGCCCCGCCGGTCGATCCGGCGCCGGTCGACCCGGGCCCCGTGGATCCCGGACCCGTCGACCCCGGTCCGGTGGACCCCGGCCCCACGGACCCGACCGATCCGGTCCCGGACGGCCCGCCGCCCGCGGACCCGACCGACACCCCGCAGCCGCCCGACACGACGCCGGCGCCGCCGGCGGGCCCGTCGGACCCGGCGCCGGGCGCCCCCACGGCCCCGTAG
- a CDS encoding response regulator: MGAHLPPRRIGQSSAGVRHRTAGRAIADENRADVVFPSGPMANSPRLLVCDDAPGFRLIIQTVFEDGGFRVVGTADAWDLAEALARDLQPDAILLDLWLPTFERDGVSRVRAAAPAAVLAVVSSLAAGEIGELTGGLSGIDLVLSKRDAPDVLLHSMLGTLRERSDPASRQ; encoded by the coding sequence ATGGGCGCGCATCTGCCCCCTCGGCGCATCGGTCAATCGTCGGCCGGTGTCCGCCACCGCACCGCCGGGAGGGCAATCGCGGATGAAAACCGAGCGGACGTGGTATTTCCATCGGGCCCCATGGCGAACTCACCCCGCCTGCTGGTGTGCGACGACGCGCCCGGCTTTCGCCTGATCATCCAGACCGTGTTCGAGGACGGCGGGTTCCGCGTGGTGGGGACCGCCGACGCCTGGGATCTGGCGGAGGCCCTCGCCCGGGACCTGCAGCCCGACGCGATCCTGCTCGACCTGTGGCTGCCGACCTTCGAGCGCGACGGCGTCAGCCGGGTCCGCGCGGCGGCGCCCGCCGCGGTGCTGGCCGTGGTGTCGTCGCTGGCCGCCGGTGAGATCGGCGAGCTGACCGGCGGGTTGTCGGGGATCGACCTCGTCCTGTCGAAGCGCGACGCTCCCGACGTGCTGCTGCATTCGATGCTCGGCACCTTGCGCGAGCGGTCCGATCCGGCGTCGCGACAGTAG